The following nucleotide sequence is from Zea mays cultivar B73 chromosome 1, Zm-B73-REFERENCE-NAM-5.0, whole genome shotgun sequence.
ATATTTTGATGGCAATGTTCTTTCTATATGCTAAGCATTGCATGATGAAACCGTGTCAAAGATGGCCTTATATGTGATGAGATCATATTTTGCCTATCTACTGGTGTGGTTTGATGGGCACAACTACTCAATTGTAGGATGACATACTTTGCAAAGCTGTTGAAACCTACAAGGGAAAAAATTGGAAAAAAGATAGGTAAATTCTTTAGCTAATACAAAGTTCATATGTTCTCTGCAATTCATTGACATTATGAATGTATAATTGTACGCACTTGTTTTAATTGTTTGTTCATTATGTTCAACTTTCAGCTAGCACCATGCTCTTGTATGTGTTATCTTTTCCAAGAATCTTGCTTTTCAGAACTAGATTTGTTTAAGTGTCTTCCTACATGTGTTCATTATGTTCAAAGCACCCCTGTCTTCATCGGCGCTGTGTTGGCGATTTCTCGTACGGGCCATCTCGGTCGAGCATCAGCCGAGCGGGGGGCAGACGAGTAGGAAGCAGTCGAGTGGAGCAAACATCCCACCCAACTTTTTTTTTTCATAAACCAGTTTGTAGAAACTGAGGATAGAAACTGTTTTTTTTAAAACCGGTATGCTTCCAAACAGGTCCTAAATTTCATTAATCTCTTTTCCATATTGTTCTGATATATTCATTTGCTTCATTATTATAATCATCAGGTTGCTATTTATGCGGAGTTCAGAAGGGATTGGCCAGAAGCATTGAAGTTCTATGAGGAAGGTGTTCGTGTTTTGCGTGAGGTCTGATCACATTCCTTTCCTTATCCTTAATCAACAAGTGGCATACTAAATCAATTATCTCATAAATAAAAGACAAACTATGGCTATCATAAATCCAAAAAAAGTTAACTATTTGGTGATCCACCATTGTTTCTTAAGCAGTTTCTATTGGCTTTGCATCACCCAGTGATAATAAATGTGCTTATATTTAGATGATTGGAACTTCGACAAGGTTGCCTCCAACCCAACGCCTGGTTGAGATAAAAGCAGTTGCCGAGCAATTTCACTTTAAGATATCAACCTTGCTACTTCATGCCGGGAAAGTGGTAGAAGTAATCACATGGTTCCGTAAGCATATCAAAAGCTATGAACGGGTTCTTGGAACACCAGAAGTTGCTTTTCTTCACTGGGAATGGTTTAGCAGGCAGTTCCTTGTCTTTGGTGAGCTGATAGAAACAACATCCACAACTATTCCAGATACACTATCTCCTCGATTTGGCACTGCAGACAACACATTGACTGAGTGGGAATTTCAGCCAGCATACTACTATCAGGTTCAATCTACATCTTTGCACAGCACTATGATAGGCACTCCATTTACTGGATTGCACTAACAATTGACTTCTCATACATTTTCTTCTAACAGTTAGCGGCAACTTACTTGAGGGAGAAGAGGTATGCCATCGAATGCTCGTCATCAATGGCTAACCTTACAACAGAAGTTAATGGAGTACCTGAGTCAGTAATGCCTTCTGTATATGTTGGCCAATATGTGCGCTTGTTTGAGCAAGGAGATACAGTTAGTCTACTACCGTAAGCTCCTTGATACTTGTTTTCAAAAAATTATAACACATTTTTATATGGATATGAATATGAATAGTTATGCCTCAATCTCATTGCAGCCTTTCTGATACTGAATACACCAGCTATGCTTTGTCAGAAGCTGAAAGGTTTCAAGATTCTTATGAGATAATAGCATTGTTCAGAAAAGCTTATGAATCATTTCAGAGCCTAGGTGCTACAAGAATGGCTTCTGCCTGTAGCAGTGGAATGGCCATAGAATATTACGCAACTGGTGATTTTAGCAACGCAAAACAGCTTTTTGATAGTGTTGCTGGTCTATACCGTCAAGAGGGTTGGACCAGTTTGCTCTGGGAGAACCTAGGATACTTGAGAGAGTGCTCAATGAAACTTAATTCTCCCAAGGATTTTATCAGCTATTCCCTAGAGATGGCTGCATTACCATTATTTTctggtagtggagaggaaaatcgAGAAAACAAAATTAAGAGTGGGCCTGCAGGTTCCCCTACCATTTCCAGGAGAGAGAATATACAGCAGGAAGTTATTAATGTTTTGGAAAGAAAACAGTCATCAGAAGGAACATATGATGGATTTAATAATGAGATAGAAGAAGTTACTCACCTTGATATTGATCAGATAAGTCTGCTAAGAATGGTGCTTACTGCATCTGTTGCTTTTCATGATCAATCTGTAAAACCTGGTTCACCTCTGCTTGTCAGCGTGTCACTCTTATCTCATCTTCCTTCTCCAGTTGTGGTTGATCAGTTGGAGGTTCAGTTCAATCAATCTGACTGTAACTTTGTGATGCATAGTGCACAGGAAGACTCACTCCCTTCATATTCAAATTTGCATGGCCAAGTTATTCAAGATACTTCTTCTCTTACTTTACAGGATCATTATGGAATTGAATTAATTTGTTTTACCCTGAGCATTAATCTTAGGAGTTGCTGGCCTGACAATGTGATCTCTGTGACTTTAGGTGCTCTTTCTTCAGACAAATTATTACATACTATTTTTACTGCTTAATATACGTAGAGAGTTAAGTCCTTATCCACGGCTATATATATCATgtgttgataccaattgatgaaaaCAACATAGCATTTAAAGTCGATCTAAACTTAGCCTATGCGTGATCACTATTCACTAATTCAACTTAGTGGAGCAGTTAGACTTTAAATACTAACCAGAGTTTTAATATGTCGAGCCTGTTTGATTTCCTACCTAAAACACCATAATGTACCTATGTGTAAATAGTGCAAAATATATTAAGAGTGCGAAAATAGTGCGAAACCATGAACAAGAAAGAGACTGGATCTCAGTTTGTGCGTGCGTAAATAGTGTGAAAATAGATTAAGAGTGCGAAAATATAGTTCATTAAGAGAGACAATATGATATTAGGGGAGTTAAAAAAGGGAAATGTATCCAACTTGCATCATTAAAAACGTAATAATCCTACTACTAATTAAGAGTGGAGCGTGGGTGCCCTGGCACGGCCATGCCCCCGCCTATCTCTAACTGACACGCTGGCCCCACAAGACACCCGCCTCCACCTCGCAGATGCGTGAGTCAATGGGCCACCCACACCTCGCCTCGCCTCCCCCACGGGCTGCGACGCCGCGCTGGTCTGGAAGTCCACTGGGCCTTGGCTGATCTCGGCTGAGACCTCctccaccgtcttccgggacagcAGCGACGACAGCGCGAACGACCCCTGCCGAACcagtcccctccctcctcctcctcctcctcctccgttcTCACCTGTGCCCATCGTCGTCGCCACGGGCACCGGCTCCCGATACACGCCCTCCTTGTTCCAGCCGGCCGTGGCGGCTTGGAACTCCTCGGCGTTCCATATGTTGGCCATGAACTCGTCCATGTTCATGGAACCGAAGTTGCGGCCCAGCTCGCACAACGAGTTCTGCAGCTCCTCCAGCGTCAGCGACATGATGGACGACTGCCGTGCCAGCGGATCCACcgcctgctgttgctgctgttgctcCTCGGCGACGTCGCTGGTCTAGGCGCGCGAGTGCTGCAAGGAGACCTCCTGCTCGTCGAGGGCCTTCACGTTCTTGCTCATCTCCGACGCCATATCTCACTCGACCTACGAGACTGGCTCCTTTTTAGCACACTCTCTGCTGATGCGTTGTTGAACTCGACGCGACACGCGGTCCTTATATGAAAAAATTCTGTACATGCCGGATGTAAACACCACATATTTCtacataagttatcgtagtattctatgtttccgttgcaacgcacgggcacccacctatTATATTGAATAGATGGTGAGAGACTATGTACGAGGCATGCAAATTAGCAAGACTCATACAAGCGCGGAACAGTGTGCTGATGGGGCACATGAGTAACACATGCTCAGGTCTTAACATGTTTGGCTTCCGAGCAAACTTTCTCCAGACCCCCAAGAAAATATAAGATCCACTCAGATATGTGTCGATGATCATCCCAgcgtattcccgttgcaacgcacgggcatacacCTATTTGTTAGATGATACATGGATTCACTTGTTCTCATTTGTTGTTAATGGTTTGTGCCTTCGTAGTCTTCTCCAATATATTGAAGGTCCCGCAGATTGAAATACTTGCTGACTCGGATGAACAGTCCATACAATATATTTACTTATTGGAATGACAATTTCAAATGTTGATTTGTCATACAACTATGTGCAGCGGGTGCCAGATAAGCTGCAAGTAACTAAGAAGGCAGTGCTTCATGTCTTCCCTGCTGCTCGACTCTAGAAGGGGAGAAAGAGAATTAAAGGAGGTTAGCCAAATTTGTACGGACTTTTTTTGGGTTCGTCTATGCGGAGGGCGCCATTGTCAGTTGTAAATATTGGCGGCATATTAGGAAACAAATTATCCCTATTTGAGTTGCACACACATTTCATGTTATTAGTGTGAATTTGTGAGATATTGAggttgatgatatatatgttgtTCATTTTCATGTGATCGTTATGCACTAACAGTTATCGAATAATTTATacgtcgtcgcaacgcacgggcacatacctaggggtggtaatggatcacgatccaaatgtttctttacAATAAGTTAAGGCTCTTAATAAATTTTAGCTCAAAAATAAATAGGAATAGAGCGAGCCCAATCTCAATCCAATTTGATCCTTAGATTTTGTAGTGTAATATTTTGAGCTCATTACCACCCCTACACATAACTCAACATATGAAATCATACAAAACTGAAAAGTATTAGCTTTAGAACTATTATTATGCTTAGCTGATAGGAAACAGTCCATCTCATTCAATCACCAGTTTATGAAAGGACAATCAGTTCAGAGTAAAATAACTAGGGCAATAAATCTTCACTAGAAACTTCTCAATTACGGCGTACCTTTGTTGCACTTGGTGAATCCaacaatgtttgcaatgcttagaCTCAAGCAAACTCCAACAACAAGAAGGTAATCAGCCTCAAGCCTGATGAGTGAAAATATACCAAGAACGATCCATGCAGCAGCCTGAAACATGAAGAGATTTGTTTTTGTTtatctatactacctattaaggctctaaggggtaggctgcctcccctggttctgccttcAGCCAATCTGCATCGTCCATCAATATGCGTCAAATCATCACCGTCCGCCCGCCCACGCTCACGTTCGTCCCCCCGCTTCCCCCACCCCGCGTGAGCCACCGCCGCCCCGCCTCCACTCCCCACGTGCGATCCAGCCAAACCTCGCCAccgccagcgcgcgcgtgccctAACTACCGCTCGGATCTGGGAGCAGCCGGCGGCGCTCCCTCACGTGGTCCCCGGCGGCAAGGGGGCCCGGAAGGCAGCGCAGCTGAGatgcgacgcgacgcggtgccgCCACCCACCGCCCCCTCAGCCTCCTCCTCCTCGTCATCCCTCTTCAGCGGCGGCGAGCAGCTTTTCGAGTCCGGGCCCAGCACACTCGTCTTTCTGCCCCTACTCCTGATCCAGGGCGGCAGCATGGACCTCTCCCGCGTCGGCGAGAAACTCCTCAGCTCTGTCCGCTCGGTCCGCTCCCTCGGCCTCCTCCCACCGACCCCCGCCGCGCCCCTTCCCGTCCTGAGGTCCTTTACGCTTTCTCCCTCCTTTCATGGCTTGCTCTCGCACATTGTCGAATCAATGAGGCAGAGGTCGCTCACATTTGTTTCGAACCTTCTGTAGGTTCCAGAACGAGCTGCGGCGGCAGCAGCTGCTGCACGGGGCGATCGCTGGGTTGCCACCTCACGAGAGGATCAACCTGCCATCCAATTCGGAGGATTTGGTCTCCATCTATGGGAGAAACCCCCAGGGCTAGGCCGTGGAGGAGCTCGAGGAGGTGTTCTATGAGGAGGTGAGTGATGCATTGGCATAGATTTGGTTGTCTACTGATTTCAAGGATTGATGTGTTTTGAGTTTGAAATTTGAATTATTCACAGGAGTTTGATCCAATAAAGTACATTCTGCAAAGTATTCCGGACGAAGGCAGTGATGCCACCTATTTCGATGAGCAGGTTAGTGGCGCCAGCTTTTGTTTTTCATTCTAGGACATTGTGAACGAAGTACATGCTAAGAAAACTTATGTGTACCATGATTCTGAGTAACGTGTGCATGCATAAGTGCACATAGCAACATTGGTAATGGTTTGGTGTCGGTTTCAAGAATGAGAGCTATGACCTGTGTAGAAGAAACCATCTGTTTTGTCGTTTAGAAGCATTCTGGTTATCCATTAACTGTAATTGTGTATTTCTGTATTATAATTTCGACTATTTGTTATTTTGTTTACATGATTCAATTTTGTTCCCTTTCCCCCTCTTGGCAGACAATGGCCACTTCTCCCCAAGTGAAAAAAATATGCTAGAAGACCTTAGAGGGTTTTAACATTGGGATGGATATTTGGGCCCTTACCTTGCTTTAAGTGGAGATTCAGTTTTATGTTTTCACTTAATATGACAACTGAAGAGCTAAAGACTTTGAAGGGCACAGAGTCTTCAGCTCCTTCTGTTCCTCCTGATGGAGGAGTCAGCAAGGAACctcaaaaaggggggagattgcccAATGGGTGAATTTATATCCGCTTATTGGAACCACTCATCAGGTTTTACATTATGCGTATTCCTTCTTAATTCTTATACATGTTTGTTTATCTCTGGCTTCAGGAGGACAACTGGTCCAACACGCCGCTCATCCAAGGGCAACTGGACTGTAGAAGAGGTAAAGTTGGCACTCTGGTTTCCTAAATTCGTTAATAGCATGCATTTTCAGTACAACATTTGAATAATGAAGTAAATAACCTATCTTAGGTAGCTTTGTTGAATGCTATGCTAAACATCCATTCTCAATAAGATAGTCTTTTTTCTCTACATAGCAAAAGATAAATATCATACAGATATATAACTTTTCCGTTTTCACCATACTCTCTTCTACTGTAGTTGATACTATAGTTAATAGTATGTAGGGATTGCTGTTCTGATTCTCTTGCTGCATTTATTTTCATTTGCATCAAACATTACATACAGTAACACTGTTCAGTGACATGCCTACATCAGCACCAAAGATTTATTTGATATTTTGATGGCAATGTTCTTTCTATATGCTAAGCATTGCATGATGAAACCGTGTCAAAGATGGCCTTATATGTGATGAGATCATATTTTGCCTATCTACTGGTGTGGTTTGATGGGCACAACTACTCAATTGTAGGATGACATACTTCGCAAAGCTGTTGAAACCTACAAGGGAAAAAATTGGAAAAAAGATAGGTAAATTCTTTAGCTAATACAAAGTTCATATGTTCTCTGCAATTCATTGACATTATGAATGTATAATTGTACGCACTTGTTTTAATTGTTTGTTCATTATGTTCAACTTTCAGCTAGCACCATGCTCTTGTATGTGTTATCTTTTCCAAGAATCTTGCTTTTCAGAACTAGATTTGTTTAAGTGTCTTCCTACATGTGTTCATTATGTTCAAAGCACCCCTGTCTCCATCGGCGCTGTGTTGGCGATTTCTCGTACGGGCCATCTCGGTCGAGCATCAGCCGAGCGGGGGGCAGACGAGTAGGAAGCAGTCGAGTGGAGCAAACATCCCACCCAACTTTTTTTTTCATAAACCAGTTTGTAGAAACTGAGGATAGAAACTGTTTTTTTTAACCGGTATGCTTCCAAACAGGTCCTAAATTTCATTAATCTCTTTTCCATATTGTTCTGATATATTCATTTGCTTCATTATTATAATCATCAGGTTGCTATTTATGCGGAGTTCAGAAGGGATTGGCCAGAAGCATTGAAGTTCTATGAGGAAGGTGTTCGTGTTTTGCGTGAGGTCTGATCACATTCCTTTCCTTATCCTTAATCAACAAGTGGCATACTAAATCAATTATCTCATAAATAAAAGACAAACTATGGCTATCATAAATCCAAAAAAAGTTAACTATTTGGTGATCCACCATTGTTTCTTAAGCAGTTTCTATTGGCTTTGCATCACCCAGTGATAATAAATGTGCTTATATTTAGATGATTGGAACTTCGACAAGGTTGCCTCCAACCCAACGCCTGGTTGAGATAAAAGCAGTTGCCGAGCAATTTCACTTTAAGATATCAACCTTGCTACTTCATGCCGGGAAAGTGGTAGAAGTAATCACATGGTTCCGTAAGCATATCAAAAGCTATGAACGGGTTCTTGGAACACCAGAAGTTGCTTTTCTTCACTGGGAATGGTTTAGCAGGCAGTTCCTTGTCTTTGGTGAGCTGATAGAAACAACATCCACAACTATTCCAGATACACTATCTCCTCGATTTGGCACTGCAGACAACACATTGACTGAGTGGGAATTTCAGCCAGCATACTACTATCAGGTTCAATCTACATCTTTGCACAGCACTATGATAGGCACTCCATTTACTGGATTGCACTAACAATTGACTTCTCATACATTTTCTTCTAACAGTTAGCGGCAACTTACTTGAGGGAGAAGAGGTATGCCATCGAATGCTCGTCATCAATGGCTAACCTTACAACAGAAGTTAATGGAGTACCTGAGTCAGTAATGCCTTCTGTATATGTTGGCCAATATGTGCGCTTGTTTGAGCAAGGAGATACAGTTAGTCTACTACCGTAAGCTCCTTGATACTTGTTTTCAAAAAATTATAACACATTTTTATATGGATATGAATATGAATAGTTATGCCTCAATCTCATTGCAGCCTTTCTGATACTGAATACACCAGCTATGCTTTGTCAGAAGCTGAAAGGTTTCAAGATTCTTATGAGATAATAGCATTGTTCAGAAAAGCTTATGAATCATTTCAGAGCCTAGGTGCTACAAGAATGGCTTCTGCCTGTAGCAGTGGAATGGCCATAGAATATTACGCAACTGGTGATTTTAGCAACACAAAACAGCTTTTTGATAGTGTTGCTGGTCTATACCGTCAAGAGGGTTGGACCAGTTTGCTCTGGGAGAACCTAGGATACTTGAGAGAGTGCTCAATGAAACTTAATTCTCCCAAGGATTTTATCAGCTATTCCCTAGAGATGGCTGCATTACCATTATTTTctggtagtggagaggaaaatcgAGAAAACAAAATTAAGAGTGGGCCTGCAGGTTCCCCTACCATTTCCAGGAGAGAGAATATACAGCAGGAAGTTATTAATGTTTTGGAAAGAAAACAGTCATCAGAAGGAACATATGATGGATTTAATAATGAGATAGAAGAAGTTACTCACCTTGATATTCATCAGATAAGTCTGCTAAGAATGGTGCTTACTGCATTTGTTGCTTTTCATGATCAATCTGTAAAACCTGGTTCACCTCTGCTTGTCAGCGTGTCACTCTTATCTCATCTTCCTTCTCCAGTTGTGGTTGATCAGTTGGAGGTTCAGTTCAATCAATCTGACTGTAACTTTATGATGCATAGTGCACAGGAAGACTCACTCCCTTCATATTCAAATTTGCATGGCCAAGTTATTCAAGATACTTCTTCTCTTACTTTACAGGATCATTATGGAATTGAATTAATTTGTTTTACCCTGAGCATTAATCTTAGGAGTTGCTGGCCTGACAATGTGATCTCTGTGACTTTAGGTGCTCTTTCTTCAGACAAATTATTACATACTATTGTTACTGCTTAATATACGCAGAGAGTTAAGTCCTTATCCACGGCTATATATATCATgtgttgataccaattgatgaaaaCAACATAGCATTTAAAGTCGATCTAAACTTAGCCTATGTGTGATCACTATTCACTAATTCAACTTAGTGGAGCAGTTAGACTTTAAATACTAACCAGAGTTTTAATATGTCGAGCCTGTTTGATTTCCTACCTAAAACgccacaatgtacctatgtgtaaATAGTGCAAAAATATATTAAGAGTGCGAAAATAGTGCGAAACCATGAACAAGAAAGAGACTGGATCTCAGTTTGTGCGTGCGTAAATAGTGTGAAAATAGATTAAGAGTGCGAAAATATAGTTCATTAAGAGAGACAATATGATATTAGGGGAGTTAAAAAAAGGGAAATGTATCCAGCTTGCATCATTAAAAACGTAATAATCCTACTACTAATTAAGAGTGGAGCGTGGGTGCCCTGGCGCGGCCATGCCCCCACCTATCTCTAACTGACACACTGGCCCCACAAGACACCCGCCTCCACCTCGCAGATGCGTGAGTCAATGGGCCACCCACACCTCGCCTCGCCTCCCCCACGGGCTGCGACGCCGCGCTGGTCTGGAAGTCCACTGGGCCCTGGCTGATCTCGGCTGAGACCTCctccaccgtcttccgggacagcAGCGACGACAGCGCGAACGACCCCTGCCGAACCAGtctcctccctcctcctcctcctcctcctcctcctcctccgttcTCACCTGTGCCCATCGTCGTCGCCACGGGCACCGGCTCCCGATACACGCCCTCCTTGTTCCAGCCGGCCGTGGCGGCTTGGAACTCCTCGGCGTTCCATATGTTGGCCATGAACTCGTCCATGTTCATGGACCCGAAGTTGCGGCCCGGCTCGCACAACGAGTTCTGCAGCTCCTCCAGCGTCAGCGACATGATGGACGACTGCCGCGCCAGTGGATCCACcgcctgctgttgctgctgttgctcCTCGGTGACGTCGCTGGTCTAGGCGCGCGAGTGCTGCAAGGAGACCTCCTGCTCGTCGAGGGCCTTCACGTTCTTGCTCATCTCCGACGCCATATCTCACTCGACCTGCGAGACTGGCTCCTTTTTAGCACACTCTCTGCTGATGCGTTGTTGAACTCGACGCGACACGCGGTCCTTATATGAAAAAATTCTGTACATACCGGATGTAAACACCACATATTTCtacataagttatcgtagtattctatgtttccgttgcaacgcacgggcacccacctatTATATTGAATAGATGGTGAGAGACTATGTACGAGGCATGCAAATTAGCAAGACTCATACAAGCGCGGAACAGTGTGCTGATGGGGCACATGAGTAACACATGCTCAGGTCTTAACATGTTTGGCTTCCGAGCAAACTTTCTCCAGACCCCCAAGAAAATATAAGATCCACTCAGATATGTGCCGATGATCATCCCAgcgtattcccgttgcaacgcacgggcatacacCTATTTGCCAGATGATACATGGATTCACTTGTTCTCATTTGTTGTTAATGGTTTGTGCCTTCGTAGTCTTCTCCAATATATTGAAGGTCCCGCAGATTGAAATACTTGCTGACTCGGATGAACAGTCCATACAATATATTTACTTATTGGAATGACAATTTCAAATGTTGATTTGTCATACAACTATGTGCAGCGGGTGCCAGATAAGCTGCAAGTAACTAAGAAGGCAGTGCTTCATGTCTTCCCTGCTGCTCGACTCTAGAAGGGGAGAAAGAGAATTAAAGGAGGTTAGCCAAATTTGTACAGACTTTTTTTGGGTTCGTCTATGCGGAGGGCGCCATTGTCAGTTGTAAATATTGGCGGCATATTAGGAAACAAATTATCCCTATTTGAGTTGCACACACATTTCATGTTATTAGTGTGAATTTGTGAGATATTGAggttgatgatatatatgttgtTCATTTTCATGTGATCGTTATGCACTAACAGTTATCGAATAATTTAtacgccgtcgcaacgcacgggcacatacctaggggtggtaatggatcacgatccaaatgtttctttacAATAAGTTAAGCCCAATCTCAATCCAATTTGATCCTTAGATTTTGTAGTGTAATATTTTGAGCTCATTACCACCCCTACACATAACTCAACATATGAAATCATACAAAACTGAAAAGTATTAGCTTTAGAACTATTATTATGCTTAGCTGATAGGAAACAGTCCATCTCATTCAATCACCAGTTTATGAAAGGACAATCAGTTCAGAGTAAAATAACTAGGGCAATAAATCTTCACTAGAAACTTCTCAATTACGACGTACCTTTGTTGCACTTGGTGAATCCAACAATGTTTGTAATGCTTAGACTCAAGCAAACTCCAACAACAAGAAGGTAATCAGCCTCAAGCCTGATGAGTGAAAATATACCAAGAACGATCCATGCAGCAGCCTGAAACATGAAGAGATTTGTTTTTGTTTATATATATTATACTAGGagagtgtccgtgcgttgcaacgagaaCGTATAAAACCACGATAAACTATGTGGCAAATCGAGAAGTTTTACATATAACAGTGTTCTcgatttgtatataagttatgctTCCTGTGGAGCAAGGAAGCGAATGCAAGCCAGCGTTTTGTATTAGTGCATTATGTTCAGTTCTTACTTGATCATCCCGTGTTCTCGCGTGTGCCATGGCCGAGTGGCAAGCTCAACACTGGTATTGTTGtcttgtctcaaatgaagtcTGGTTCCACAAGTTAACCGGAAATCTTCATGAGTGATAGTTGTGTCAGATTCTTTCGCGCATAGGGCAAGTAATACAAGTGATAGCTGTGTCAGTTtacccccattttcttgggcatcacttgtctcaaatgaagttcattggaggttcgcaatttatgttccgtgacatcgcacgggcacctacctagtaATAGAGAAGAGATTTAAGCCGTAAAAAATGAAGCAATTACGTGTCCGACCAATCCCAGCCTGCCCTTCGTGTCAACTTGCCTGCTAACGTACTTGAACACGATGATCTGCTCGTATCATgaatagagatggcaacgggtacaaacccgctgggttttgccgtctcaaacccgtacccgtgaaaaatatctatgcccattaaaaaacccgtacccgtgacgggtttgagattttgcccaaacccgtacccatcgggttaacgggtacccatgggttacccgcgggtttcatctccaatataattatcttctcataatcaataagtatcgtaatgattaatgatatcatgatccaaaatctatgtaatgaacaacgagttcatgatttggtataaaaattattagtagagagaatgaaatacaaat
It contains:
- the LOC103645576 gene encoding trafficking protein particle complex subunit 11, translated to MIGTSTRLPPTQRLVEIKAVAEQFHFKISTLLLHAGKVVEVITWFRKHIKSYERVLGTPEVAFLHWEWFSRQFLVFGELIETTSTTIPDTLSPRFGTADNTLTEWEFQPAYYYQLAATYLREKRYAIECSSSMANLTTEVNGVPESVMPSVYVGQYVRLFEQGDTVSLLPLSDTEYTSYALSEAERFQDSYEIIALFRKAYESFQSLGATRMASACSSGMAIEYYATGDFSNAKQLFDSVAGLYRQEGWTSLLWENLGYLRECSMKLNSPKDFISYSLEMAALPLFSGSGEENRENKIKSGPAGSPTISRRENIQQEVINVLERKQSSEGTYDGFNNEIEEVTHLDIDQISLLRMVLTASVAFHDQSVKPGSPLLVSVSLLSHLPSPVVVDQLEVQFNQSDCNFVMHSAQEDSLPSYSNLHGQVIQDTSSLTLQDHYGIELICFTLSINLRSCWPDNVISVTLGALSSDKLLHTIFTA
- the LOC103645578 gene encoding trafficking protein particle complex subunit 11-like, which translates into the protein MIGTSTRLPPTQRLVEIKAVAEQFHFKISTLLLHAGKVVEVITWFRKHIKSYERVLGTPEVAFLHWEWFSRQFLVFGELIETTSTTIPDTLSPRFGTADNTLTEWEFQPAYYYQLAATYLREKRYAIECSSSMANLTTEVNGVPESVMPSVYVGQYVRLFEQGDTVSLLPLSDTEYTSYALSEAERFQDSYEIIALFRKAYESFQSLGATRMASACSSGMAIEYYATGDFSNTKQLFDSVAGLYRQEGWTSLLWENLGYLRECSMKLNSPKDFISYSLEMAALPLFSGSGEENRENKIKSGPAGSPTISRRENIQQEVINVLERKQSSEGTYDGFNNEIEEVTHLDIHQISLLRMVLTAFVAFHDQSVKPGSPLLVSVSLLSHLPSPVVVDQLEVQFNQSDCNFMMHSAQEDSLPSYSNLHGQVIQDTSSLTLQDHYGIELICFTLSINLRSCWPDNVISVTLGALSSDKLLHTIVTA